The Euphorbia lathyris chromosome 3, ddEupLath1.1, whole genome shotgun sequence genome contains a region encoding:
- the LOC136224304 gene encoding transcription factor IIIB 60 kDa subunit-like: MVFCKACARDVPGIRDGDGLLSCGRCGKVLKFDNYSTEATFVKNSSGQSQLSGKLVRSVGSEDFSRQRLYEKAYEDLVNIKSGLGMGENLAMVDQAMVYYRIAVEKNFTRGRRTELVQATCLYIACRENRKPYLLIDFSNYLRINIYVLGAVFLQLCKVLNLTEHPICQKLLDPSIFIHKYTASLSGGKSKDISDAALTIIASMNRDWMQTGRRPSGLWGAALYISALSHGLNCSKSDILKMVHVCEATLSTRLVEFENTESGSLTIEELNLKAEELKESSTDRADYVSKAPNSRELLCQHKGTSRIPHAYGLCKDCYAYFIGFEGGSDPPAFQRAEKQRKESSSLEDPSLSLSLDECRDKRTQYTEPDNIGEAPQQLPTDDDGYAKLHGDDNMGSKDLDESDNFSDIDDAEVDGYLHNEEAQFKKIIWEEMNREYLEEQAAKEAFEAAKLAAWEADFKGRPEDMQNAKELKAALAKAFAKEKKEKQQKRAAEAKNAVPPQSASEAACQMLTKKRLSSKINYDVLEKLFEEPGSDTMSWNRFS; this comes from the coding sequence ATGGTGTTTTGTAAAGCATGTGCAAGAGATGTTCCGGGAATTCGCGATGGTGATGGCCTCTTATCCTGTGGCAGGTGCGGTAAAGTTCtgaaatttgataattattcaACTGAAGCCACATTTGTGAAAAATTCGTCGGGACAGAGCCAGCTGTCAGGAAAATTAGTGAGGAGTGTTGGAAGTGAAGACTTTTCACGTCAAAGGTTATATGAAAAAGCTTATGAGGACTTGGTAAATATAAAAAGTGGCTTGGGCATGGGGGAAAATCTCGCCATGGTCGACCAAGCTATGGTCTATTACAGAATAGCAGTTGAGAAAAATTTCACTAGGGGGCGTAGGACGGAGCTAGTGCAGGCTACTTGTCTTTATATTGCATGTCGGGAGAATAGGAAACCATATCTTCTCATTGATTTTTCAAATTACTTGAGGATCAATATTTATGTGCTTGGTGCCGTATTTTTACAGCTCTGCAAAGTTCTGAATCTTACGGAGCATCCCATTTGTCAAAAACTTCTTGATCCATCAATTTTTATCCATAAATATACAGCTAGTTTATCAGGAGGGAAGAGTAAGGATATTTCCGATGCCGCACTAACCATTATAGCAAGCATGAATCGTGATTGGATGCAGACTGGAAGAAGGCCCAGTGGATTATGGGGTGCGGCATTGTATATATCTGCACTTTCACATGGACTCAATTGCTCTAAATCAGATATTTTAAAAATGGTGCATGTTTGTGAAGCAACATTATCAACGCGTTTGGTTGAATTTGAGAATACAGAATCAGGGAGCTTAACGATTGAGGAACTGAATTTAAAGGCAGAGGAGCTTAAAGAAAGTTCAACAGATCGAGCAGATTATGTATCTAAAGCACCAAACTCAAGAGAGTTGCTTTGTCAGCACAAGGGTACTAGTAGAATCCCTCATGCCTATGGACTTTGTAAAGATTGTTATGCATATTTCATAGGATTTGAGGGGGGGTCAGATCCTCCGGCTTTCCAACGTGCTGAGAAGCAAAGAAAGGAAAGTTCATCTTTAGAGGATCCAAGTTTATCTCTCTCCTTGGATGAGTGCAGAGATAAAAGAACACAATATACAGAGCCAGATAATATTGGGGAAGCCCCTCAGCAATTGCCTACTGATGATGACGGTTATGCTAAATTGCATGGAGATGATAATATGGGTTCTAAAGATCTTGATGAATCAGACAACTTTTCTGATATTGATGACGCGGAGGTTGATGGTTATCTTCACAATGAGGAGGCGCAGTTCAAAAAAATCATCTGGGAAGAAATGAATCGCGAGTATCTTGAGGAACAGGCAGCTAAAGAAGCTTTTGAGGCAGCTAAATTAGCAGCTTGGGAGGCAGATTTCAAGGGTCGCCCAGAGGACATGCAGAATGCAAAAGAGCTTAAAGCAGCTTTAGCAAAAGCTTttgcaaaagaaaaaaaggaaaagcaGCAGAAACGAGCTGCAGAAGCAAAAAATGCGGTTCCTCCACAGTCTGCTTCAGAAGCTGCCTGCCAAATGTTGACAAAGAAGCGACTCAGCTCAAAGATCAACTATGATGTATTGGAGAAACTCTTTGAGgaacctggctctgataccatgtcatggaaccgttttagctaa